A genomic window from Pyricularia oryzae 70-15 chromosome 7, whole genome shotgun sequence includes:
- a CDS encoding S-(hydroxymethyl)glutathione dehydrogenase, which produces MSAEAGSSSDQSVTQKTPKTVRAVFHDAVGKVSVRHVPFPELKEPEDAIVRITTSAICGSDLHNYRGFYGPENYPYRAGHEAMGVVHKIGPAVDSLKVGDRVVIAFPDDHPIRTENTTVPDIDFFFDPEFGLQTEYARVPFADSSLIPIPNRLPDKEWLFLGDIFTTGWMVLNGAGFEAGDSVAVFGAGPVGLMAAYSACIRGASRIYVVDHVQQRLDKAREIGPGVVPIDFTKPGQSASEQILALDGGGVNRAVDCVGQECLNRELVVQQDYVLRECVAVTAAGGGVGVAGVHIVLPPAPGRPNVGQVQPEILFGFPEFWLRGLKLGAVLADPAKMAPTLSRLVDAGRARPGFIVDEGPFDLDEAPELYRRFNEQKIIKVLFKGAPRPEEWEEWEKDEVLEDFKKVNGH; this is translated from the exons ATGTCAGCAGAGGCAGGAAGCTCTTCAGACCAGTCGGTCACGCAAAAGACCCCCAAGACGGTGCGGGCAGTCTTCCATGATGCCGTTGGAAAGGTGTCGGTGCGCCACGTGCCCTTTCCCGAGCTCAAGGAGCCAGAGGACGCCATCGTGCGCATCACCACGTCGGCGATATGCGGTTCCGACCTGCACAACTATCGCGGGTTCTACGGCCCCGAGAACTACCCCTATCGCGCCGGCCACGAAGCCATGGGCGTCGTGCACAAGATCGGCCCTGCCGTCGACAGCCTCAAGGTGGGCGACCGCGTGGTTATCGCGTTCCCCGATGACCACCCCATCAGGACGGAGAATACCACCGTCCCCGATATCGATTTTTTCTTTGACCCTGAATTTGGGCTGCAGA CCGAATATGCTCGCGTGCCATTCGCAGACTCCAGCCTCATCCCAATCCCCAACAGGCTCCCCGACAAGGAGTGGCTGTTCCTGGGCGACATCTTCACCACGGGCTGGATGGTACTGAACGGGGCGGGCTTCGAGGCGGGCGATTCCGTCGCCGTGTTCGGGGCCGGTCCCGTGGGCCTCATGGCGGCCTACAGCGCGTGCATCcgcggcgcgtcgcgcaTCTACGTCGTGGACCACGTGCAGCAGCGCCTCGACAAGGCGCGCGAGATCGGGCCCGGGGTCGTGCCCATCGACTTCACCAAGCCGGGCCAGAGCGCCAGCGAACAGATCCTGGCGCTGGACGGGGGCGGCGTCAACCGCGCCGTCGACTGCGTGGGCCAGGAGTGCCTGAACCGCGAGCTGGTGGTCCAGCAGGACTACGTGCTGCGCGAGTGCGTCGCCGtcacggcggcgggcggtGGCGTCGGCGTGGCGGGCGTCCACATCGTGCTGCCGCCCGCGCCGGGGCGGCCCAATGTGGGCCAGGTCCAGCCGGAGATTCTGTTTGGCTTTCCCGAGTTCTGGCTTCGTGGGCTCAAGCTGGGGGCGGTCCTTGCCGACCCCGCCAAGATGGCGCCGACCTTGTCCAGGCTTGTTGATGCCGGGCGGGCCAGGCCTGGGTTTATTGTCGACGAGGGGCCGTTTGACCTCGATGAAGCCCCTGAGCTGTACCGACGTTTTAATGAGCAAAAGATCATCAAGGTGCTGTTCAAGGGCGCTCCCCGGCCCGAAGAGTGGGAGGAGTGGGAAAAAGACGAGGTGTTGGAAGATTTCAAGAAGGTCAATGGTCATTAA